The following are encoded in a window of Pristis pectinata isolate sPriPec2 chromosome 1, sPriPec2.1.pri, whole genome shotgun sequence genomic DNA:
- the ubr7 gene encoding putative E3 ubiquitin-protein ligase UBR7: MAANEGNHKRPLEEDPIVSLAEVLEENEELENEACAVLGGSDSDKCSYSEGYVKRQALYACNTCTPKGGQPAGICLACSYKCHEGHELFELYTKRNFRCDCGNSKFSDLQCKFFSEKEKTNCNNKYNDNFFGLYCTCKRPYPDPEDETPDEMIQCVVCEDWFHGRHLGAVLPDNVEYQEMVCQSCMKRCSFLWAYATHVAVIKATDADNSGPLTKVEDGNVDVCTVQENGDSHNQKAMACAIKSEETGAKHSEPSTSCKAEKSEAANGDEASCSVEEDAGCKLQQLRKRGGIQRDCATYWPHNWRNKLCTCPSCMNLYKELEISFLLDEFDTVLAYENKGKSDEETERERSDPLMTALSNMNRIQQVELIYEYNDLKSELKDYLKRFADEGKVVTSEDIQRFFEELQSKKRRRVDGMQYFCS; this comes from the exons ATGGCGGCAAACGAAGGGAATCACAAGCGGCCGCTGGAGGAGGATCCCATCGTGTCCTTAGCCGAGGTTCTGGAAGAAAATGAAGAGTTGGAGAATGAAGCCTGCGCGGTCTTGGGTGGCAGCGATTCCGATAAATGCTCTTACTCGGAG GGCTATGTGAAGAGACAGGCATTATATGCTTGTAACACATGTACACCAAAGGGAGGACAGCCTGCTGGCATCTGTTTGGCCTGCAGCTACAAGTGTCATGAAGGCCATGAACTGTTTGAATTGTATACTAAAAG AAATTTTCGCTGTGACTGTGGGAACAGCAAGTTTAGTGATCTGCAGTGTAAGTTTTTCTCG gagaaggaaaaaacaaactgtaaCAATAAATATAATGACAACTTCTTTGGACTGTACTGTACCTGCAAGAGGCCTTATCCAGATCCTGAAGACGAG aCCCCTGATGAAATGATTCAGTGCGTGGTGTGTGAAGACTGGTTCCATGGAAGG CATCTCGGTGCTGTTCTCCCTGACAATGTAGAGTATCAGGAAATGGTATGTCAGAGCTGTATGAAGAGATGCTCCTTTCTTTGGGCCTACGCAACACATGTGGCAG TTATCAAGGCAACAGATGCTGATAACAGTGGACCGTTGACCAAGGTGGAGGATGGCAATGTTGATGTGTGTACAGTGCAGGAAAACGGAGATTCACATAACCAAAAAGCAATGGCTTGTGCAATAAAGAGTGAAGAAACTGGAGCCAAGCATAGTGAACCCTCCACAAGCTGCAAGGCTGAGAAATCTGAG GCAGCCAATGGTGATGAAGCAAGTTGCAGTGTGGAGGAGGATGCTGGGTGCAAGCTGCAGCAGctgagaaagagaggggggataCAGAGAGACTGTGCCACCTACTGGCCTCACAACTGGCGCAACAAGTTGTGCACCTGCCCCTCCTGCATG AATCTGTATAAAGAATTAGAAATCTCCTTTCTGTTGGATGAGTTTGATACAGTACTGGCCTATGAAAATAAAGGTAAAAGTGAtgaagagactgagagagagagaagtgatcCATTGATGACTGCCCTGAGCAACATGAATAGAATCCAGCAAGTTGAActcatttatg AATACAATGATTTAAAGTCTGAACTGAAAGATTACCTTAAGAGATttgcagatgaaggaaag GTGGTTACAAGTGAAGATATCCAACGATTCTTTGAAGAGCTTCAATCAAAGAAGAGGCGGCGGGTGGATGGAATGCAGTACTTTTGCAGTTAA